The nucleotide sequence AGTAGCCTCACCAGTCACCTCCATCATGGACCCCTGCTAGCGGAACTGAGAAGTCTCAAGGGGAGTGCGGAGAGAATCCACACCCAAAGCAGTTGCTGCCTCTAGGGGCAGAAACGCCTATTCAGTAACAGCTGGCCAGACGGGGCTTTAGAAAACTCTGGAGGCACCAAAAGCAGCTTTTGGATAGGGAGCAGAAAGTCGACATGCTGAGCATGTCAGGCTCAGGAGAAGATAATATGTAATGACCAAATTACCATGGTCTAAAAACTCCTGCAATTGCATCCAAATTAGCAGAAATAATAATGATTCACTTTAATTAGTGACTCCGGAAGTGAAGCCTGGAGCTGGTGGGCAGAGTGCCTGGCGTGGCAGCTGCGTGACAGCCAGGAGGGAGAGGACATCCCGGCCGGGAGGGCTGGTGGCCTGAGAGAGCGGCTGTGGTAACAGCCGGGCCTGAGAACTCTGCCTGCAAGCTGCACCCCCTTATCTGCAGTGATTCAGAGCAGGGGCTCCCTGCCACCTCCTCTCAGCACCGTCTGCCACCTTCACCAccggcaccctgagaagctcccagGCCTTGCCCCTCCCACATGGCTCCCACCACATGAGTAGGCTCTACGTTGCCCCCGCTTTACAGACAGGGAAATGGTGATGCAGAGATCATACAGTCTGGAGCcttggctcctgctgctgctactgctgctaagtcgcctcagtcatgtctgactctctgcaaccccatagacggcagcccaccaggctcctctgtccatgggattttccaggcaagaacactggagtgggttgccatttcctcctccagtgcatgaaagtgaaaagtcaaagtgaagtctctcagttgtgtccaactcttagcaaccccatggactgcagcctaccaggctcctctgtccatgggattttccaggcaagagaactggcgtggggtgccattgccttctccagccttgaCTCCTATCTGTGCATTATTTTCCTTGTCTCTGAGCCAGGGGCCCCTTGATTCAGCTCCATGAAAGGCCTTGTCTGCCCCTTGCCCTCCCAGAGAGTGACCAGCTGCAGCCTGCCTCCCCCCTACCCTCCAAATTCAGGCCTGCTGGTGGAGGCCCCCCCTACCTTGAGATACAGCGCTCCCTTTGAGGCCAGGCTGTCGGAGAACCGCCCGTTGGGGTAACAGTGATAGGCCACATCCATGATGGGGTAGCGGCTGGCAAAGAAGAGGCCACTGTTGAGACACTTGAAGCTGCAGCAGCCATGGCAGCCGTACACCCCGACGTCGTACAGGATGTACTCGAAGTAGCTGTGCAGCTGGTCTTTCAACTTGGCGGCCGCCCGCTTGTCAAATACCTCCTGCAGGCACAGGAAGTCCAGGTTGGCAGGGAAGAAGGCTGAGACCTCGTGGTCAAAGGCCTCATCCGGGTGGCGCCTCCTGCGCATGGCCGCCTTCTTCACCACCGAGGCCTTGTATGGGAGCTTGCTGTTGGCGCCCGGCTCCCCGCTGCCGCCATCAGCCCCAGACCGGCCCTTCACCAGGGACTCCCTGGAGGCCGAGGGGCTGCCCAGGCTCCCCGAGTCCCCATCTTGCTGACTGTGGTTGGGTGTCTGGCCCCGTGGGCCCCCACCAGCCCCGTTCCTGGCCTGGCCCCCATTGGCGGGATCGCCGGCTTCAGGGGGCCGACCCCCCTCATCACCACTGATGCGCACGATGCAGGCATCCTCAAGGTTGCCTCCATCAGCTGGGTCCCCGGAAGCCAGGCCGTTGGCAGCCTCATCACTAGGATGACGCCCGCCGTCGCCTTTGTACTCCACAGAGGCTGTCCTCTTGATGCTCCCAGGGACAGCCCGTGGCACACCATCACTGCCCTGTGGTGACACCAGGCTGCTGAAGCTGGCAGCGCTGATGGAGGTGTTGGTGGGCGAGTCGATGTAGATTTTGATCTGGGGTCTACTGGCCCCATTGCGGATTCTCTGCCCGATCTCTTTGGCACGGGCTTGGGTGTTGAACACGTTGTTGAGCCTGGCCAGCGAGTCCGGGAGGAGGCAGAGGTTGGCGGTGGCAAAGCAGAAGCTTTTGCCAGGACCTGTACCCTTCCATTCGCTGAGCAGGGCCGCCCCACCGGTGGGGCCCTTGTCCTCCAGCCGGGAGTAGACGTAGGGCCGGCGGGCAGACTGCAGTGGGGACCAGAGGAGGAAGCCAAGGAATGCAAAGGGCAGCGAGGCGACCAGGAGGGCCAGGTAGACGGGCGTGAAGAGCACGGTGCAGAGCAGCTGGAGGTAGCAGGGGTCGTCTGCCCGCTGGCGCTTCTCGTAGGTGGTGGGTATGAAGGAGGCCAGGAGCCGGTCCGCCAGCCAGTAGCACGGGAAGATGAGGGCCCAGGACACGGCGTGCAGGGCGGACAGACAGCTGTTGGGAAAGGGGGTCGTGTACAAAACCATCGCAGCTCATTGGGCACTGCGGCCAGCCCTACTACATGGTGTCCCTGGCAGCGAGAGCGCTTTCCTGGGTGGGGCGGGTGAGTAGGGGAGCAGCTGGAGGAGGGTCACCTCCTGGTGAGACACGACTCTGGATGGTCAGTGGTGTGTGTCAGCCAGCCAGTCATGGTTCCTTCAGTGGGCCATGCTGGGCCACCAAGGCTTGCTGAGAACCTGCAAGACAGAATGTgtggttgctgtttagtcactaaatcgtgtctgattctttgcaaccccatggactatagtccaccaggctcctctgtccatgggatttcctagacaagaatactggagtgggttgccattctcttctccaggggatctccccgacccagggatcaaacctgcgtctcctccattggcaggtggattctttaccactgagccaccaggaaagcccaacacAGAAAGTGAGGggcttttattcatctttatttggGTAGATCAGATGCTGAGCCATTGCCCTGCTCACCCTGTTCCTGCCTCCTCTGACCCCAGCAGGACTGCTCCGAGAACCAGGCTGGAGCCAGCAGGCTCACATGGGGGTGTTTGGGGCCAGAAGGCAGCCTGGCACTCTTTGTCTTTGTAAACACAGGCAAAGTGTTTGTTGGTTCTTTGGAGGAAACTGACTAATGATGTGACTGCCTCTAGttcatggtttgtttttttttttttggctgtgccttgtggcttgcaggatcttagttccccaactagggatcaaacctggatctcagGCATTGGAAGTTCAGAGTTCTAACCACGGAACTGCCAGGTAATTCCCTAGGTGACCATTTTGACCTTGTGACCTAATTGCTTAGAAATTGGCCCAGGATTTGAGCACAGGCTATGGGTATGCAGAACACTGGCCTGGAGCAGCCCATCGGGAGCCAGGGGGTGTGTTTAGAACAGACGAGGGATGAGCCTGAGCCAGGAGCTGTGGACACAGCCACCTGTCACCAGGTGCTCACTGGGACAGGACAGTGAGGGAACACACTGCAGAGAAAAGGGGCTAGAGGGTCCTGGGGCAGAGGGCAGTTTGGCTGGCAGGACCCCTGAGAGGAGGGCCCCCCCATAACCAGGCTTTCACTGTGCCCCAGCCTGCAGCATCAGACCATCTCTGCCTTCCCATTCCTGCAGGAACCCCTGCCTGATGGGGACCCAAGCACACAGCATGGCTCTTCCCAAGCTCTAGAATGCTCAGAGTCCCAGTTACAGGGGACCCTGATGGTCCTGTGACTTCCCCCTTAAGTCCTTGAGATAAGCCCCAGGGCCCAACTGAGGCCCAGAACTGCCAGAGTAAGTCCACCCCAGCCCATATGGGACCCCCATGGGTTTTAGAGCCGGCTCAGGGTCCCGCCTGGGAGAGGCCACAGGTGCATTCATTGTGCTAAACGTAGAATCAATAAAGACAAGATTCTGGAGTGTTTACCCAGCCTCCAGGGACCCAGGGTGATCATTCTGCGGTGCAGCTGGTACAAACATAACCCAGAGTTTCATGGCCAGATCAGCTGGGGAACTCATTTCCTGTTCATCATCTCACTGGCCCAGCCGGTCTGCTGCCATGGCCCCTTGGGGGTCTGTGTCCCCGTTGCCATCCATCCTGGCCGCATGccctctcttcctcctgccttcctggcCCACCTCAGCTGGAAGTTGGATATCATCTGGACTCTGCCCTCTCTCTCAGTTCCCACATCTCATCAGTCCCCACTACCCACCCAAGCCCCTGTGGAGCCCCCTCCTGCTCCAGGACTGCATCACATGCCACCCATTTTTGGCCTCTTCCCCATCAGGCCATCCTCCACAGGATAGCTGGAGGGactctgatgtgatctgatcagGTTGCAGACGCCTCAGCCCCACAGAAGCCTTGCTCAGCCCCTGTTGGCATTGCATCTCCCCAGCCAAGCCCACCCCTGTCTGTGGCCCCAGCCCTCCTCGTGTTCACCTCCCAGCCTCCAAATGTGATTTCCTGCCCATGCCCTGCTGTTTCCTCCGCCTGTCATCTAGTTCATCTCCTGTCTTCTAAGACTCGGCTTAAAGATCACCTCCTCGGGTCCTTCTGTGCCCCCGGCTAGGTGGCTCCGTTAGCTCCACTGGGGGCTCCCGTGCCCCCTGTGCATGGCCTGCTCTCTGCAGTTCTAGATCATGACTGCGTGTGAGATGAGGTTGCCGCCTTGCGGAACTGGGGGCTCCTTGAGAGACAGAGCTGCCCTGAGGGTGCCGGGGCCCCTGGAGCTGCGCCAACAGGAGCTCAGGAAATGAGTGAGTAAATGCAGATCAACCTGCCTCACGGTCTAAGGAGGGGGAGTTTCCGTCACCCAGTTGCTGTCCTGCAGCCATCGTCTGACATGAGGGTGAGGTGCTCTCCCCAGAACAGAGCTTCATGTCGAAAGATAAGCTGGTGGTAGTGTCTGGTTCTGTAGAATGTGTTTCACCAAGATCTTTACTTCCTTTAGAGAAAATCGCTTTGAAGCAAACACTGGAAGGTTACGTTTCAAAGCAGGTTTGTCTACCCAAACCACAGCCATCTGACTAGGAGCCCCTCAGGTGTGAGCAACAGGGCTCCCTGTGGTAAGGTCAGAGAGCAGGCCTCAGTGTCCtgtgcccacccaccccccaccgcccctgccaccccccaccccctgccagctGCTGTGGGTCCTGGAGCCTCGGACTCAGCCAGTGGCTTTCACCAGCTCTTCCACATCCAGCCCAAATCCTGGCCTCTGTAGGCCAGACCCCGGGTTGGGGGATGTCCTCACCCTGATGGCCTCAGCTGTTTCAGGGGGCCTGTGAACTTGGGCCAGACTGGTGGGCGTAGGGCCCCAAGACCAACTTTGTAACGACAGTGGTTGAAATTGGAGGGTTTGCTGCAAGCCTGCTGACCCTCTGTGCCGTGGTCTCCTCTAACCACCCCCAGCAGAGCAGTGTTACCTCTGTGACTCAGGCTTGGAGAGGCTGGTGGCCCAGGTAGGCCACATCTGCCATCTGACACACTCACTTGTTCTTTATTTAAATCCTAGCAGTTTCATGTGAGTTTAACCTGGAATTGGGTTGACAGCCCACTCACGTGCCCATGTAGCCTGATGGGTTTGCCCCCACCACCTCTGGCACACAGCGTGTACACAGACTGGCACACTTCATTATGTGGAGTCTGCCAACTTCAGACTGGCTGGAGCGAGAGCTACAGGAGAGGACATGGCCCAGAGGAAGAGCCTGCAGGTCCTGTTCCTCTGGCTGGGGAGGGTGCGGGGATTGTCCAGAGAGACCCCAGCTGCCAGCAGCACCTGTGGTTGGTACCAAGGTGCTGAGGGTAAGGGTCCAGGCCAGACACCTGGGGACCCCAGGACATTGGCCCAGTGTCACAGAGCAGGCCTCTTCCCCCGTCTCCCTCCCCTCTTTCTGTAGCCTGAGGTCATCAGCCCGGCCCAACCAACACCATCTTCTGAGCACCGCCCCAACCAGTACCACCAGTCTCAGACCACAAGCCCCAGACCCACAGTCTGCACAGTAGTCAGTGGAGCTTTGGAAACAATCTGATTATGTTCTCCCAGTGGTGGTCTCATTGTCTCGGGGGACAAAGTCCAGTCTCCCAGTCTCTGTCTAGGGGTCCTCTAtgcccctgccctccctggccAGGTACATGCAGCCTCACTTAATAAAAGGCTTCCTGAGAGAAATGGTTTAAGGGGTGGGTGTCCCCCTGCAACTTCCTTGGGTCCTCCTCACTCCTGCTGTGGCCGCAGGAACACTTCTGGGCAAGTTCCCTCCCTAGCCTTGCTTGAGTGGTAGGTGTGACCTTTCTGCCTCCCCTGGATTGGTCATAGGAATGTTTTTTGTCCCCATTCAGGCATCAATGGGCTGGCAGCCCAGAGAACTATGGTGCTTCTCCAAGATGGGGTAGATCCAAGCACCCTGGCCCTTCACAGCTCCCCTGGGTCCTGTTTCCAGaatgccccccacctcccccctcccacAGTGTCCTGGACAGAGGGAACCTCAGGTGCTGCCCCCCCTGCCCTGTGGCCGCTCACAGTCCCTGCCTCCAGGCATGGGAGCTGCTGACGCAGTTGACACAGAAGGGATTGCCACCAATGGAGCCAGTTCCTAAAGCTTTGTGGTTAATTATTTTGTCTCAGTGAAATGAAAGGAGGgtaaacaaacaacaacacaTTAATTAGTCTGATCTACACTTTCCCCACCAAAGAGAAGAGCGAAGTTAAACACTGGAGGCTGGCAGCTTCTCAGGGAGCCCGAGAGTCCTCAGCAGGCTGGAGGGCAGGATGGCGGGGCATGGGTGTCCAGTCTGTGTCCCCGGCCAGAGTTCTTTCTCCCAGGGAGAACACCcgtccctcctccctgcccagatctctgcttctgtgtcctggggtTGGCACCTCTGCCAAGCAAAGTCCACTGTGGCCATTTCTGATGGAGCTGATGGATCCCTTAAAGGCCCTGTGTGCTGAGCTGTGGCCAGCCAAGCACACGGCAGCGTTGCTTTTTTGAGGTTTCTGTTTTAAAGCCAACAGTCACTCCCAGGATTATCCCTATTGTGAATCCTGGTGTGTGGCTTCCAGGGTAGCTTGGGATGACCTCTTCCCTAAAACTAGTGTTTCCAGAACTCACCTGGCATTCCAGACACCCTCAGGTCCTCATAGTCACTTCTGAGCTCTAGGCTCAGGAAGGGGTCTACACAGCTCTCAAGGGAGGGCTCCCAGGACTCAAACACTCTGTTCTAGAAGCAGAGAACCCCTGACTCGCTTCCTCACCCTTGGCTGCATTGCTCAATGTTCAGCACGGGCTCAAGGGTCAGGCTGACCTGATTGAAATCCTGGCACTGGAATCAGGCTCTGTCTCATCGTGGGAGTAACGATACCTTCCTCTGAGGACCATCCTGGGGATTAGAGAGGTCACGCGGCTCACAGGGCTGACCCTGCTTCCTTCCTACCTTCCCCTGCTCTTTGCAGGACCTCCCTGACCACCCTTCCCTGACGCTGGCCCCTGTGTGCCCTGTTTGCTCTCCTTGACCTGTAAACTCAGTGGAGTTTGCAGACAAGACAAGCTGGTTCTGTGTGCTGTTGTGTGGGAAGCCTGAACTCACCTGCTGAACTTGTAGGCCCCGCACTGACCTGCAGTGCCTTCGGATCCTCAGAGGTGGCCTTCACTAACTTGTTCCTCCCACCGTGGTGAGGACTGGACTGGGTCTGATTGTGACAAGGAGACTGGGCTGTGGAGCCAGGATGGACAAAGGAGCAGAGAACTCCACAGTTTGCAGGTGAGAGAGGAAGAGGTGACTGGGCAGGACCTGGGAGGTCACAGGCCCAGCCACTCCCAGGCAGGCAACGCCTGGGCCATTGACTGCCAGCAGCTGCTCCTGCAGGTGACTGATGATCTGCGGTGACATGTCACCATGGAGACCCCTGGTTGCTAACCTGTGACCTACAGCCACCACAGCATGAGGAATGGGGCCTCAGACTGCTCAGAGGCCTGAGCTCCATCAAAGTCACTGTGCTCAGGGCTCCAGGGCTGACTGATCTGCCATCCCCCTGGGGAGGGCATCCTCAGGAATAGGGCCTGGTCCTGTTTGGGTGAAGATGCAGGGAATAGGAGGGTAGAGAGACAGGTCCCCGATAGCCCTTGTGGGTGAGCCGCAATGGACAGCCCTGGCACCGGCACCGAGATGCTAGCCCACTTCCAGCTTCCTGGGAAGTGGACCTAGCATGTGTGCTGGCCCCCACGGTGAGCTGCACAGAGGCCCACGGGGTCCAGGAGTGCGGACTTTGAATTACATTTCTCCTGCAGTGCGAAAGTGAGTAAGCCAGATCAGTCCTGCTCGTGAAGGCAAGCCCTGCCCCCTCTGAGGAAGCCCACGCCATCTTCCGGGGTCTCTAAGCCTTGCTCTGGGAACTTCTGGGGATTCAGTGAGGGTCAGGTGTTGCCCATGTAGGGCTAGTCTGGACCCAGGCCCTCCCTCACTTCCATCTGGTCCTCATGCCTGCTGAGCGCTCTTCCTGGCAGCAGGGCTGAGAGTACTGGAGCAGTGGGATCTCCTCTTATCCTCATCGTGTCCACAGGCTCATGTCTAGCAGGAGCTGGGCCAAGCCCCAGGTTTCCTCAAGGAAGGTGGAGAAGACTGCTCCAATACAATTATCAAAATGTGCTCGCCTAGCTGGCAGCGCTGAGATCGGGGCGGCCCATTTCTGCCTGGATGCCTGCTGGGAGGGGTTGGCATGGCAACATGAGCTCTGAGCTGCTGAAACTTGGAGTCAGCTCATGGCTGGGAGGACACAAAGAACGACGGAAGAGGATGCCTTTCCTAGTGAAGCAGGTCAGACAAATCTGGGCTAATCCCTGCAAACCAAGTCCCAGAAGCAGAACTGGGGACTGGGGTCCAGTGTCCACACATGTGCTTAGCATGCCTTCTGCTGACACAGCAGTGCCAGGTAGACGCTTGTTCACCCTTCCAGAGTCAGAGTCCCTGCCTCCCCTTCCTGTAGccttccccagcctccctgcccctcctacACTCTCCCTCCCTTGCACACCCCCATCTGCCCATTTCATCAGGCACGTGCCAGTTTGCACATCAGCCCCCACCAGCCTGGGAGCTCTAGTGGAGTCTCAAGCACCAGCACAGGCCCAAATCTTAGCTGGCTTCAGCTCTCTGGCTGTGACAGACCCACTTTTGTCTGCCCCGCAGCCATCTGGGTGGGGGGCAGTGAGCCCTACCAGGCCACTCAGCACCACAACCTCTTGACCCCCAACTACATGGTCACATAACCCTAGCTCTTTCTGGACCCCTCAGGCAAGAGGCCTGCATTTTCTCTGAGACGGAAGCACTAAGAACCTGAAGCTTCCAGAGCCTTCCTGGAGAGTGAATCCAATTTGGAGGAAAATAGACCTTAGGGCTGCAGAATGAGGCTGAGTCCTGGTGACacctttgagcttcagtttccctgtGCCTGAGGCCAACACAGCCCCCAGAATTTCTAATTAATGGGTTGGCAAAATACCTTTTTCCTTGCTCTAGACAGTTTGAGTTGGGTTTCTGCCACTAAAAGGATCTGGTCTAATATCAACCTTTTACTTCATCTTTCTAAAACTTAATTCTCATCATTTTCCTTCCTGTGCAAACCTCCTGTGGTGCCCCCTGGCCTGCCTGCTGGGCAAAGGGGGAGTCTCTCTTCTGAGTTCCCTGAAGGCCTGGCAAGACCTGGCGCCTGTGGTTTGTGCCCCATGAGCATCCCTCAAGAGACAGCCATGCACAAACTCTGTTGTCAGTTGTGCCAGGTTCAAGCCCTGCTGCCGATACTGGATAGGGTGCTTGCCTGAGTCTCTGAgctgcagtttcctcatccattaaGCACACATAGTAACATCTCAGGGTAGTTGGAGATGACAGACGGGCAGCGCTTAGCACAGTGCCTCACACATCTCTAGTACAGTACTAGTCAGCGCTCCGTTTCTGTGGTTCCTCAGTTCTCCATATCCATGGATGTGGAACCTGCAGTCACAGAGAGCTGACcttaagggacttgagcatctgtggactTTGGTGTCTGTGggaggtcctggaaccaatcccctgtggatactgagggaagactgtaatattttattactgtggtggtggtggtctcagtcatgtctgactctttgcaacccatggactgtagcccgccaggctcctctgtccatgggatttcccaggcaagaatactggagtgggttaccatttccttctccagggaatcttcctgacccagggatcaaacctgagtctcctgcattgcaggcagattctttaccgactgagccaccagggaagcccattttattacTACTATTACTGTTAATTTCCTTGTTGCCATGGCCCTGAAGATACAGCTGGAACCTTCAAAGTTTCCTCCTTGTGTGGTCGGCTGCTTGACAGAAAATATGCCCTGCTTGCTCTCCCACGTGAGGGGCAGGGATGGTGCAGGAGCCTCCATCTCCGGGCAGGACTGTCTGTTGTGGGCTGCTCGTGCAAGCCCAAGTCACAGGCCTGTGCAGAAGCCAGATGCAGGTAGAGGGGtgataaaatttttcaaaaagaaactttCCAGGGGAGCTATTAATGCGTCATGTGGTTTCTGAGAATAGGAACAGGCTGCAAGCAGCTCTGTGGCACTCCTTCAATCAGTCAGCCTCGGCATTTCCATGTCAGAGCTCAGAAAGCCCAGATAAAGCCAATTTTTGCATGACTGGAAAGCAAATCTTAAGCAGGTTGGAGGTAGATGCACCAGGGCGCCCCATACCACCTAGTGTTTAAAATTGTTGTACATCTGGGTTCAGGACTTTGTGCTGCAAGGTCATAGGTCAGTTGCCCTTGGGGTGTGGGCTCCATCGTGGGAGGGGGCTGAGTTTGAAGATCTGGCCACCCAGCCCTCTATGGCCTGCCATTCCAGAATCATCTATTGGTAACTGAAAAGGGGGCCATTAAGGAGAAGGCTGGATGATGGCTGATATCTAAATCCACATCTGAGCCATCCTGAGTGGCATCTTCTCTTCTTCCCATTTACCCTTATCTTAGGCTCAAGCATCTGTCTGCAGCCAGATCTGTCTGCCTAGAGTCTGCTGAGGGCTGGAGTTCATATGTGCCCACCAGTCCTGTGCCCTCATGGTGGCTGAGCCTGGGGTAGGGGTGTTCTTGGGTGATGAGGGCTTCCTGCACGATGAATATCAGGTCTGAGATTGCCCCATTCACAGGGTCTGCTCCACTTGGCTTTGACTGGACAGGACTGGAGCAGGCAGTTGTGACTACTGGAGAGACCACATATGAACAGCCGAGCATCTGGATGGGGTTGGGCCTCTTACTTCAAGAGCTCTGAGCCTCCTGTGTGCTGAGGTCTGCGCCTGAGCCTCACCTGGCAAGTGGCCGGAAGCTGGGGATCCTGGAACTCCCCAGCAGGTCACGTCACCTGCATCAGGTGAGCCCTGGGGTATCTGCTACGTGACTGACTGAGTACCAGCCCCCAACCAGCTCCCTGCTGCCCAGCACCACCTCCACACTCAGGAGAGGCCCTCCTCAGGGACCAACACTAGGAGGAACCTCGCTTCTCTCAGGCTCTGCTTTTGAGGCTTCTGTCCCAGCAAGTCCCTGCTTCCCTGACATGAGAGCTGATGTTAATGGTTCCTGAGCCGAACAAGGCTGGGAACACATTTCACTTAAGAACAAGTGACAGCATACTTTCTGTGGGAGTAGAGCTTTAAATACAAGTCcacacaaatggcaggatttatGCAGACTCAGTGTTCAGCTGCATTTCAAGTACAGCGCTTCCTCCTGGAATGGATTGGCCCACTGAGAGCATGCAGACATTTCAAGGCACCAGAGAACACAGATGAAGACAATACACCTCCCTGACATGGCAGGGACTTGCTAAAATTCTTCTGAAGGAAATCACTTCACACTCAACCTCAGGTTTTCTATGCAAAGAACATTTAACAAACTGAGTCGTAGAGAGGAGAATTCATGCGAAGATTTAAAAGCAAATCAGTGCGGATGAGTAAATAAAATCAGGCATCAGTGTCTCACCAGCCTTCCGGTATAGCCCTGGGCAGCTGGGCCCGAGGGCTGAGTTTCTGGGCTCACTTACCGCTGAGGGCTGAGGCCCTGGTCCTGGGCCTCTTCAAAGACCTTGGACCCTTGGTCACTGCCCCTCTCAGGTCCTCCCTCTGC is from Bos indicus isolate NIAB-ARS_2022 breed Sahiwal x Tharparkar chromosome 18, NIAB-ARS_B.indTharparkar_mat_pri_1.0, whole genome shotgun sequence and encodes:
- the SMPD3 gene encoding sphingomyelin phosphodiesterase 3; amino-acid sequence: MVLYTTPFPNSCLSALHAVSWALIFPCYWLADRLLASFIPTTYEKRQRADDPCYLQLLCTVLFTPVYLALLVASLPFAFLGFLLWSPLQSARRPYVYSRLEDKGPTGGAALLSEWKGTGPGKSFCFATANLCLLPDSLARLNNVFNTQARAKEIGQRIRNGASRPQIKIYIDSPTNTSISAASFSSLVSPQGSDGVPRAVPGSIKRTASVEYKGDGGRHPSDEAANGLASGDPADGGNLEDACIVRISGDEGGRPPEAGDPANGGQARNGAGGGPRGQTPNHSQQDGDSGSLGSPSASRESLVKGRSGADGGSGEPGANSKLPYKASVVKKAAMRRRRHPDEAFDHEVSAFFPANLDFLCLQEVFDKRAAAKLKDQLHSYFEYILYDVGVYGCHGCCSFKCLNSGLFFASRYPIMDVAYHCYPNGRFSDSLASKGALYLKVQVGSTPQDQRIVGYISCTHLHALSEDSDIRCEQLNMLQDWLADFRKSTSSSSAANPEELVAFDIICGDFNFDNCSSDDKLEQQHSLFTRYKDPCRLGPGEEKPWAIGTLLDQDGLYDEEVCTPDNLQKVLESEEGRREYLAFPTSKSPGGGQKGRKELLKGNGRRIDYMLHGEEGLYPDWKAEVEEFSFITQLSGLTDHLPVAMRLMVSAGDDEA